A window of Diorhabda carinulata isolate Delta chromosome 7, icDioCari1.1, whole genome shotgun sequence contains these coding sequences:
- the LOC130896743 gene encoding putative nuclease HARBI1: MDRACLAIVIASAVVKKRKKRRIWVKDWLLERDRYTHLNLLNEIVVKNPADFKNYFRMSETTFLTLLDMVSPHIKKQDTNMRQSISPKERLAVTLRYLATGRNFADLKFSALISPAAISSMIIETCETLIYVLRDYIKLPLTEEEWLLTAAEFSKNCHFPTCLGALDGKHIAIKKPANTSSLYYNYKGHFSIVLMALVNANKEFIMVDVGANGRISDGGVLFYTKFWDLFLKKQLHIPPPTKLPGSEDYFPYVFVADEAFALHCNLMKPYPQKKCTKEQDTFNKRLSTARCVVENAFGILASRFGVFQKPINLGPDKATKITLACCYLHNYLKKESLNFSAQNEIESIDVGASLREEHSRNASDAKSTRDKYCTYFNLT, from the exons ATGGATAGAGCCTGTTTGGCAATAGTTATAGCTTCTGCtgttgtaaaaaaaagaaaaaaaagaagaatatgggTTAAGGATTGGCTGTTGGAAAGAGACAGGTACACCCATTTAAACCTATTGAATGAAATAGTAGTTAAAAATCctgcagatttcaaaaattattttcgaatgagTGAAACAACGTTTTTAACTTTATTGGACATGGTTTCACCTCATATTAAAAAGCAAGACACTAATATGAGACAAAGTATCAGTCCAAAAGAGCGACTCGCTGTTACTTTGCGATACCTGGCGACAGGAAGAAATTTTGCTGACCTCAAGTTCTCAGCATTGATTTCCCCAGCAGCAATTAGTTcaatgataattgaaacatgTGAAACTCTCATCTATGTGCTTCGAGATTATATCAAG ctTCCCTTAACAGAAGAGGAATGGTTATTAACTGCAGCAGAATTCAGCAAGAACTGCCACTTTCCTACTTGTCTCGGAGCTCTTGATGGAAAGCATATCGCCATAAAAAAACCGGCTAATACCTCCTCtctgtattataattataaaggacACTTTAGCATTGTTTTAATGGCATTGGTCAATGcaaataaggaatttataatGGTGGATGTAGGAGCTAATGGTAGGATCTCCGACGGTGGGGTcctcttttatacaaaattttgggatttgtttctaaaaaagcaATTGCATATTCCACCTCCCACAAAGTTACCAGGTTCAGAGGATTATTTTCCTTACGTTTTTGTGGCAGATGAGGCCTTTGCTTTGCACTGCAACCTTATGAAACCATaccctcaaaaaaaatgtacaaaggaGCAAGATACTTTCAATAAACGACTGTCCACAGCTCGATGTGTAGTCGAAAATGCCTTTGGCATTCTCGCATCAAGATTTGGTGTGTTTCAAAAGCCAATAAATCTTGGTCCTGacaaagcaacaaaaattacactagCATGCTGCTATCTgcataattacttaaaaaaggaATCTCTAAACTTTAGTGCACAAAACGAAATTGAAAGCATAGATGTAGGGGCTAGTCTTCGTGAAGAACATAGTAGGAATGCAAGCGACGCAAAATCCACAagggataaatattgtacatattttaatcttacataa
- the LOC130896870 gene encoding tigger transposable element-derived protein 6-like, with amino-acid sequence MIKEKAQEFASKLRIDNISGSNGLLEGYKKKNDIAFKNVCSETNSVDNNECNDLLDLLHDYSPDDVFNADEAGLFYKCLSDKTFTFKGQPCHGGELSKDRVTVNLNATSFNWKI; translated from the coding sequence ATGATTAAAGAGAAAGCTCAAGAATTTGCAAGTAAGCTCCgtattgataatatttctgGCAGTAATGGGTTGTTGGAGggatataagaaaaaaaacgaTATCGCATTCAAAAATGTTTGTAGTGAGACCAACTCTGTGGACAATAACGAATGTAATGACCTTCTAGATTTATTACACGATTATTCCCCCGATGATGTATTCAACGCCGATGAAGCGGGCTTATTCTACAAGTGTCTATCGGATAAAACATTTACGTTCAAAGGTCAGCCTTGCCATGGTGGTGAATTGAGTAAAGATCGGGTCACTGTAAACCTCAATGCCACCTCTTTTAATTGGAAAATCTAA
- the LOC130896747 gene encoding uncharacterized protein LOC130896747 has protein sequence MQIRPWLVDNENMESKCHQSILLKNDQHKNDDLMNNPDYHFRVSLLPHFSEFDSLEKLQVRARLHTVIIDALQTKKKQGNIGPQQNQQGYSVSARYALETNSQQNLQEYTVPPEHYSGTQACGLQNIHYQL, from the exons ATGCAAATTCGGCCCTGGCTAGTGGATAATGAAAA tatggAGTCGAAGTGCCACCAATCTATACTATTAAAGAATGATCAACATAAAAATGACGATTTAATGAATAATCCGGATTATCACTTTCGGGTGAGCTTATTAccacatttttctgaatttgatTCCTTGGAAAAGCTTCAAGTTAGGGCACGTCTTCATACTGTTATTATAGATGCtctccaaacaaaaaaaaaacagggaaATATTGGTCCACAACAAAACCAGCAAGGGTATTCAGTGTCTGCACGATATGCTTTAGAAACAAATTCTCAACAAAACCTACAAGAATATACAGTGCCTCCAGAACATTATTCAGGAACACAAGCTTGTGGATTGCAAAACATCCATTACCAGTTATAA
- the LOC130896744 gene encoding uncharacterized protein LOC130896744, translating into MEDNMDEDLKLFIHTFESMPELWSSTDPNYMKKNKRMEALNKLLPLYKKIKPNAEISDVRKKINTLRSNFRKELKKIESSKRSGCGTEDIYTPSSWVFYALQFLDKIEQPFETHSSIDVENEEEEQAQETTNIIPEDDVITQPSTSINYNRKSKKQKKCNKQSDLLNLACEYLTKEKEGDYNLNLAKVWATKLQNLDASQKILAEKAINDILFEATMGNLHHNSVKINEPQSSCLHSSNPSQILNGTLPSPVHVPSTTTTSPQKIMILNNNNNYDPIDDNGISSKNNLKDYYHTFSE; encoded by the exons ATGGAGGATAATATGGACGAagatcttaaattatttattcatacttttgAATCCATGCCCGAATTGTGGAGCTCCACAGAtccaaattacatgaaaaaaaataaaaggatggaagccttaaataaattattgcctttgtacaaaaaaataaaacctaacGCGGAAATTTCCGATgtcaggaaaaaaataaatacattaagatcaaattttcgaaaagaacttaagaaaattgaatcttCGAAAAG gTCTGGATGTGGTACCGAAGACATTTACACTCCGTCGTCATGGGTATTTTATgctcttcaatttcttgataaaatcgaGCAGCCATTCGAAACCCACTCGTCGATTGATGTGGAAAACGAGGAAGAGGAACAG gctcAAGAAACTACAAACATAATTCCAGAGGACGATGTTATCACTCAGCCTTCgacttcaataaattacaacagaaaatccaaaaaacaaaaaaaatgtaataaacaatcAGATTTGCTGAATTTAGCGTGTGAGTACCTGACCAAGGAAAAAGAAGGAGATTACAATCTTAACTTAGCGAAAGTTTGGGctacaaaattgcaaaatttggaTGCGTCCCAAAAAATACTTGCCGAAAAGGCCATAAACGACATTTTATTTGAGGCTACAATGGGGAATCTGCATCACAACTCCGTTAAAATCAACGAGCCGCAATCTTCCTGCCTCCATTCATCAAATCCTTCCCAAATACTGAACGGAACCCTTCCTAGTCCAGTCCATGTCCCTTCTACCACCACCACTTCCccccaaaaaattatgattttaaacaataataacaattatgatCCAATCGATGATAACggcatttcatcaaaaaataacttgaaggaCTACTATCatacattttctgaataa